The Leifsonia xyli genomic sequence TGTGCAAGCCCCGCGGGTTCATGGGGTTTCGGGGTGGAGCCAGTTTCGAGCCGAGAGGTTTCCGTGGAGGGATGCTCGTGTTTCGCGGTTGTTACGCATCCCGGTCGCGTGTAAACACTGTGTTTCCGGATGCTTCCGATGCGCCCCGCAGGCGTAGGGAAACGGCCGGGATGCCGTGTGCACGCGAAAGGGAGTTGCGCCGTGGGACCGCAGCGTATCCAGCTGAGCCGCCGCAAGGGCTGGCGGAAGCCCGAGAACACCGTCGTCGTGGCGAGGCCGACGAAGTGGGGCAACCCGTTCCCGATCGCCGAGCTCGGGCGCGAGCGCGCCATTGCGGCGTTCCGCGCGATGCTCGACGACCCGGAGGAGCGTGCCGCGGTGGGCTACCCGGATCCGGACGAGATCCGCGCCGCCCTGGCCGGCCGGAACCTGGCCTGCTGGTGTCGGCTCGACCAGGCGTGCCACGCCGACGTGCTGCTCGAGGTCGCTAATCGAGGACCGGCGGCTTAGGCCGCCACCTTCTCCCGCACCTGGCGCTTGGCGCGGCCGAGCAGCGCCGACATGCCGCGGATCCGCAGCGGCGAGACCGCCTGGGTGAGGCCGAGTGTCTGAGGGAAGTCGTCGGGTACCGCGAGCACCTCGTCCGCGGTGAGCCCCGCGAGACCCTGGACCAGGATGGACGCGAAGCCGCGCGTGGTCGGCGCCTCCTGCGGGGCGGTCGCAAACAGGTGCACGATGCCGTCCGCATCCACCTCGACGAAGATGAACACCGGCGCCTGGCACTCCTCGACCCGCTCGAACAGGTCGGGGTGGTCGCGGTAGCGCTCGGGCAGCTCCGGCAGCTCGTCGGAGAACTCCAGCAGCAGCTGGAGGCGGTCGTTCTGCTCCAGCGCCTGGAAGTCGTCGCGGATCTCGGCGAGCGCGCCCGTCAGTTCAGTCACCCTTCAAGGCTACGTCTGATTCGGGGACGCCCGGTCAGCGGGCCGGGACCTCGCCGGGTTCCGTGCCCGTGACGATCGGGACGCGAACGGCCGAACCCCACTCCGTCCACGAGCCGTCGTAGTTGCGGACGTTCTCGAAGCCGAGCAGGTGCGTGAGCACGAACCAGGTGTGGCTGGAGCGCTCGCCGATGCGGCAGTAGGCGATGACGTCGTCGCCCGGCTTCAGCCCGGCGCCGTCGAGGTAGACCTGCTCGAGCTCGGCGCGGCGCTTGAAGGTCGCGTCCGGCGCGGCCGCCTTCGCCCACGGCACGGACTTCGCCGACGGGATGTGGCCGGCGCGCAGGGCGCCCTCGGTCGGGTAGCCGGGGATCTCGGTCCGCTCGCCGCTGTACTCCTCCGGCGAGCGCACGTCGATGAGTGGCTGCGAGCCGAGAGCGGCGAGGACGTCCTCCTTGAAGGCGCGGATGACGGTGTCGTCGCGTTCGACGACCGGGTACTCGACGGCGGAAGTCTGCGGCACGTCGCGGGTGAGCTCGCGCCCCTCGGCGATCCACTTGTCGCGGCCGCCGTCGAGGAGGCGGACGTCGTCGTGGCCGAACAGGGTGAACACCCAGAGGGCGTAGGCGGCCCACCAGTTGTTCTTGTCTCCGTAGATGACGACCGTGGTGTCGCGGGAGATGCCCTTCGAGCCGAGCAGCTCGGCGAACCGCTCGGAGCTGACATAGTCGCGCACGACGGGGTCG encodes the following:
- a CDS encoding cysteine desufuration protein SufE, producing the protein MTELTGALAEIRDDFQALEQNDRLQLLLEFSDELPELPERYRDHPDLFERVEECQAPVFIFVEVDADGIVHLFATAPQEAPTTRGFASILVQGLAGLTADEVLAVPDDFPQTLGLTQAVSPLRIRGMSALLGRAKRQVREKVAA
- a CDS encoding thiosulfate sulfurtransferase yields the protein MTIETDPSPEFAGYAHPERLVSTEWLATHLGEPGLVVVESDEDVLLYDTGHIPGAVKIDWHTDLNDPVVRDYVSSERFAELLGSKGISRDTTVVIYGDKNNWWAAYALWVFTLFGHDDVRLLDGGRDKWIAEGRELTRDVPQTSAVEYPVVERDDTVIRAFKEDVLAALGSQPLIDVRSPEEYSGERTEIPGYPTEGALRAGHIPSAKSVPWAKAAAPDATFKRRAELEQVYLDGAGLKPGDDVIAYCRIGERSSHTWFVLTHLLGFENVRNYDGSWTEWGSAVRVPIVTGTEPGEVPAR